One region of Amphiprion ocellaris isolate individual 3 ecotype Okinawa chromosome 9, ASM2253959v1, whole genome shotgun sequence genomic DNA includes:
- the ifnlr1 gene encoding interferon lambda receptor 1 has product MKMWSMNVMILLLFCYACLATGKDSVYFVSKNFHNVLHWAAVNPASPGQKVLYSVQYWSDAKDQKWQEKEECQNITGLSCDLTAETPSVHDVHYQARVRVNGTSYGRTTRIRPLAETILGAPILSNYTRGSSLYIDITLPLGPNGVSIEDIIAKSKSWSSKPILYTLNITHPQWPVEIQKSKTKQFIINLKKKQTKYCGNVVYKLSSEWGRPESESASFCVTLSDNTQLLQWLLVSAAVLAALVIISVVCMCNYVKSGKSKSMPQVLTTTSGSCKVLEILDRNRIISKIDVCTESDQTTYANIKGKADLPSVGFLGYSPNGIPFQAWQGSSGSSVGTGAGTITASPEDTSAQSSDIYSAVAVHVPAEENEVFQQATTEDRENSHATLCSSEDGWEREGMCSKLTSCGEPLLSDVTACEGCPASQLLLHTVRDSNGKLMLPLLSCQLQSNTSDTISPVNLERKPLLSDLIDSTDGPSLASLQCLDSSEWSDSGCDDSSVNTPTHPYCNSHYSPSQAVVPYFHQGCQGTPCSDAIFESGYKQNWMPTVPGGPTATEHCDYKRTNYAQNWTGIKMNGEGEENEGGGGVAISRQILLGNWKIQIQE; this is encoded by the exons TGATGCTAAAGACCAGAAGTGGCAGGAAAAAGAGGAGTGTCAGAACATTACGGGCCTGTCCTGTGATCTGACTGCAGAAACCCCATCGGTTcatgatgtacactaccaggcTCGGGTGCGTGTTAACGGCACAAGCTATGGCCGCACCACAAGGATCAGACCCTTAGCAGAAA CTATTCTTGGTGCACCCATCTTGTCTAATTACACAAGAGGGTCATCCCTGTATATTGACATCACCCTGCCCTTGGGGCCAAATGGAGTCTCCATTGAAGACATCATTGCCAAAAGCAAAAGTTGGTCCTCCAAACCCATTCTTTATACTTTGAATATCACCCATCCACAGTGGCCTGTCGAG atccaaaaaagcaaaactaagcAGTTCATTATCAActtgaagaagaaacaaacaaaatactgcGGCAATGTGGTCTACAAGTTATCATCTGAATGGGGTCGCCCAGAGAGTGAAAGCGCCTCTTTCTGTGTTACACTTTCAG ACAATACTCAGCTTTTGCAATGGCTTCTCGTGAGTGCTGCTGTTCTGGCAGCCTTAGTAATAATATCAGTTGTATGCATGTGCAACTACGTGAAGAGTGGAAAGTCAAAGAGCATGCCACAAGTATTG ACAACCACTTCTGGGAGCTGTAAAGTACTGGAGATTCTAGATAGGAatcgtatcatttccaaaatAGACGTCTGCACTGAAAGCGACCAAACCACTTACGCTAACATCAAGGGGAAGGCTGACCTGCCCTCAGTTGGGTTTTTGGGTTATTCTCCCAATGGCATTCCTTTCCAGGCCTGGCAAGGCAGCAGTGGCTCCTCTGTGGGCACAGGTGCGGGTACTATCACTGCAAGTCCTGAAGACACAAGCGCCCAGTCCTCTGATATCTACAGTGCAGTTGCTGTCCATGTCCCAGCTGAagaaaatgaagtttttcagcAGGCTACCACTGAAGACAGAGAAAACAGTCACGCAACACTGTGTTCCAGTGAAGACGGTTGGGAGAGAGAAGGAATGTGTTCAAAGCTGACCTCATGTGGAGAACCACTATTATCTGATGTTACCGCTTGTGAGGGCTGTCCAGCAAGTCAGCTGCTACTCCACACAGTTCGGGATTCCAATGGAAAACTCATGTTGCCTTTGCTCAGTTGTCAGTTACAGAGCAACACTAGTGACACAATATCACCAGTGAACCTGGAGAGAAAACCCCTTTTATCAGACCTCATAGACTCCACGGATGGGCCATCATTAGCATCCTTGCAGTGCTTAGACAGCTCAGAATGGTCCGACTCTGGGTGTGATGATAGCTCTGTAAACACACCAACCCACCCATACTGCAACAGCCATTACTCCCCATCTCAAGCAGTTGTTCCTTATTTTCACCAGGGATGTCAGGGCACGCCATGTAGTGATGCCATATTTGAATCAGGTTACAAACAAAACTGGATGCCTACAGTCCCTGGTGGACCTACAGCCACAGAGCATTGTGATTATAAAAGGACAAACTATGCTCAGAACTGGACTGGTATCAAAATGAATGGGGAAGGTGAGGAGAATGAagggggaggaggagtggcGATATCAAGACAAATTCTCCTGGGAAATTGGAAGATACAAATTCAAGAATAA